A single window of Channa argus isolate prfri chromosome 2, Channa argus male v1.0, whole genome shotgun sequence DNA harbors:
- the pros1 gene encoding vitamin K-dependent protein S: protein MWRKKRALGESVVCLVFLVTLVDAYQFLSQSTASQFLRRHRRANSLFEEGKKGNLERECIEELCNKEEAREIFENQPETEYFYPKYVVCLGSHRVGINNQNSPIPSDLRTCVNEISNQCTPFPCYKEGSERCVDGQASFTCVCKPGWKGLRCEDDIDECSDPEFPAGCNQKCFNVPGSFHCMCEEGYLISDNIHCLDMNECLLFPSLCEAPAKCVNLPGMFECRCPLGFKYNSTSKTCNDVDECKMNVCHSTCINTVGSYTCHCDGRKGLRLAENEEHCEPITVCVDLYDYKHPEMLYLGEQFVGLPVIYLRFRLPENTKFAAEFDFRTFDPEGVVLYAESSQESWIMLGLRDGRVEVQFKNQHTSKVTSGGKAINDGQWHVISVDELESSISVKISKEAVMSINSPESLFTSVNGKLETKVYIAGLPNRTDNVIKPINPRLDGCIRGWNLMNQGASGVKQVIQEKKSKHCYVSVERGSFFTGEGLAHFNINYSESGSWIVNIKMSIRPSTSTGVLFGLVYDNTVPLSLAVVSKGEQDANLQVFLDGVSVARLDSLMLCYPDRLIVLLNVTPTEIQISANSSTVTYIPSDALREALERLNTTMQNPISTYIGGIPDDVPLSATPVTAFYYGCMDITVNGKQLDFDDALSKHNSIKSHSCPPLSPSSENRHETVHPYRK, encoded by the exons ATGTGGAGGAAGAAACGGGCACTTGGGGAGTCTGTGGTTTGTCTCGTGTTTCTTGTGACACTCGTGGATGCTTATCAAT TCCTGAGCCAGAGCACGGCCTCCCAGTTCCTGAGGAGACACAGGAGAGCCAACTCTCTGTTTGAGGAGGGCAAGAAGGGGAACCTGGAGAGGGAGTGCATCGAGGAGCTGTGCAACAAAGAGGAGGCCAGGGAGATCTTTGAGAACCAGCCTGAGACG gaGTACTTCTACCCCAAGTATGTTG TGTGCCTGGGGTCACACCGTGTCGGCATCAACAACCAGAATTCTCCCATCCCATCGGACCTTCGCACCTGTGTGAACG AAATCAGTAACCAGTGCACACCATTTCCATGCTACAAAGAGGGATCAGAGCGGTGCGTGGACGGCCAAGCCTCATTCACATGTGTGTGTAAGCCTGGCTGGAAGGGGCTGCGTTGTGAAGACG ACATTGATGAGTGTTCAGATCCTGAATTTCCAGCGGGATGTAACCAGAAATGTTTCAACGTCCCTGGTAGTTTCCACTGCATGTGTGAAGAAGGCTACTTGATCAGTGACAATATCCACTGCTTAG ATATGAATGAATGTCTGCTGTTTCCCAGTCTCTGTGAGGCACCAGCTAAATGTGTAAACCTGCCTGGCATGTTTGAGTGCCGGTGTCCCCTAGGATTTAAATATAACTCAACTTCCAAGACCTGCAATG ATGTAGATGAATGTAAAATGAACGTGTGCCACAGCACTTGTATAAACACAGTGGGCAGCTACACATGCCACTGTGATGGCCGTAAGGGTCTTCGTTTGGCCGAGAATGAAGAACACTGTGAAccaatcactgtgtgtgtagaCCTGTATGACTACAAACACCCAGAGATGCTTTACCTGGGCGAGCAGTTTGTGGGCCTGCCTGTCATCTATCTGCGTTTCCGCCTGCCAGAGAACACAAA ATTTGCAGCAGAATTTGACTTCCGTACATTTGATCCGGAGGGAGTTGTTCTGTATGCAGAGTCCTCTCAAGAGTCTTGGATCATGTTGGGGCTAAGGGATGGTCGTGTTGAAGTCCAGTTCAAAAACCAGCACACATCCAAGGTCACTAGTGGAGGAAAAGCCATCAATGATGGACAGTGGCATGTG ATCTCTGTGGATGAACTGGAGAGCAGCATTAGTGTGAAGATCAGCAAGGAAGCTGTGATGAGCATCAACAGCCCTGAGAGCCTCTTTACATCAGTTAATGGCAAACTGGAGACCAAGGTGTACATTGCTGGTTTACCCAACCGCACAGACAACGTCATCAAACCT ATCAACCCTCGACTTGACGGCTGCATCAGAGGCTGGAACTTGATGAACCAGGGAGCGTCTGGGGTAAAGCAGGTCATCCAGGAGAAGAAGAGTAAACATTGTTATGTGTCTGTAGAACGAGGATCTTTCTTTACTGGGGAAGGACTGGCACACTTCAACATTAACTACA GTGAATCTGGGAGCTGGATTGTGAATATAAAGATGAGTATCCGTCCCTCCACCAGTACTGGTGTCCTCTTTGGCCTTGTCTATGACAACACAGTCCCCCTGTCTCTCGCTGTTGTATCAAAAGGAGAACAAGATGCT AACTTGCAAGTGTTCTTAGACGGCGTCTCTGTGGCGAGGCTGGACTCTCTGATGTTGTGTTACCCTGATCGGCTGATAGTGCTGCTGAATGTGACTCCTACAGAAATCCAGATTTCAGCCAACTCTTCCACTGTTACCTATATTCCCTCTGATGCTCTGCGGGAGGCACTGGAGCGACTAAACACCACCATGCAGAACCCCATCAGTACATATATTGGTGGTATACCGG ATGATGTCCCATTATCTGCCACCCCTGTAACAGCTTTTTACTACGGCTGCATGGACATTACAGTCAACGGTAAACAGTTGGACTTTGATGATGCTCTCAGCAAACACAACAGTATCAAGTCCCATTCCTGCCCTCCTTTGTCTCCTTCCTCCGAAAACCGCCATGAAACAGTGCACCCATACAGAAAATGA